A portion of the Oxynema aestuarii AP17 genome contains these proteins:
- the hisD gene encoding histidinol dehydrogenase, with protein sequence MLRIITERTEARAELRRICDRTHDERVVHKEATVREVIQAVQRQGDRALLHYTSEFDGQTLKPEELRVSGSELDAAYQQVSKELLDAIRLAKVQVEAFHRQRVPKSWVQFGENEVVLGKRYTPVDRAGLYVPGGRAAYPSTVLMNAIPAKVAGVPRIVMCTPPGPDKTLNPAVLVAAQEAGVTEIYRVGGAQAIAALAYGTPTIPNVHVITGPGNIYVTLAKKLVYGTVGIDSLAGPSEVLVIADSQANPVHVAADLLAQAEHDPLAAAILITPDGNLAKQVVAEVENQLAEHPRRTLTEKAIAHYGVAIVVESLEVAAELSNEFAPEHLELEIAEPWDLLPQIRHAGAIFLGNSTPEAVGDYLAGPNHTLPTSGAARYASALSVEVFMKHSSLIQYSPKALQKVAGAIEVLAQAEGLPSHAESVRLRRENL encoded by the coding sequence ATGCTGCGAATCATTACAGAGCGGACTGAGGCACGAGCCGAACTGCGACGGATCTGCGATCGCACCCACGACGAGCGCGTGGTTCACAAAGAGGCCACCGTGCGAGAAGTCATCCAAGCGGTTCAGCGCCAAGGTGACCGGGCATTGCTGCACTATACCAGTGAATTCGACGGGCAGACGCTCAAGCCGGAAGAACTGCGGGTGAGTGGGTCCGAACTCGATGCCGCCTACCAACAGGTATCGAAAGAATTACTCGATGCGATTCGCTTGGCCAAAGTCCAAGTAGAAGCCTTTCACCGACAGCGCGTTCCCAAGTCTTGGGTTCAGTTTGGGGAAAACGAAGTGGTTCTCGGCAAGCGCTACACCCCGGTCGATCGCGCCGGACTGTACGTTCCTGGAGGGCGCGCGGCTTATCCGAGTACGGTATTGATGAATGCAATTCCGGCTAAAGTAGCCGGAGTGCCGCGCATTGTCATGTGTACGCCCCCCGGTCCGGACAAAACCCTCAATCCGGCGGTGTTGGTGGCGGCGCAAGAAGCGGGGGTCACCGAAATTTATCGCGTCGGCGGCGCCCAGGCGATCGCCGCCTTGGCTTACGGCACGCCAACGATTCCCAACGTCCACGTCATTACCGGACCGGGTAACATTTACGTGACCTTGGCCAAAAAACTCGTCTACGGAACCGTCGGGATCGATTCCCTCGCCGGACCGTCGGAAGTGCTAGTCATTGCCGACTCCCAAGCCAATCCGGTTCACGTCGCCGCCGACTTACTCGCCCAAGCCGAACACGATCCACTCGCCGCCGCCATTTTAATCACCCCGGACGGCAACTTGGCGAAGCAAGTAGTCGCCGAAGTGGAGAACCAATTAGCCGAACATCCGCGCCGAACCCTGACGGAAAAGGCGATCGCTCATTACGGCGTGGCGATTGTGGTCGAATCCCTAGAGGTGGCCGCCGAACTGTCCAACGAGTTCGCACCGGAACACCTCGAACTCGAAATCGCCGAACCGTGGGACTTACTGCCTCAAATCCGTCATGCGGGGGCAATTTTCCTGGGCAATTCCACCCCGGAAGCGGTGGGGGATTACCTCGCCGGACCCAATCATACCTTACCCACCTCCGGGGCGGCTCGCTATGCCTCGGCCCTGAGTGTGGAAGTATTTATGAAGCATTCGAGCTTGATTCAATATTCGCCGAAAGCCTTGCAAAAAGTGGCCGGGGCGATCGAAGTACTGGCCCAAGCTGAAGGACTGCCCTCTCATGCCGAATCGGTGCGCTTGCGCCGGGAAAACCTGTAA
- the rpsT gene encoding 30S ribosomal protein S20 — MANIKSAIKRIKINERNRLRNKSYKSAVKTLMKKVFVSIEEYSQNPSDELRQEIDRRMSAAYSKIDKAVKRGAYHKNNGSRKKARLAKAFKAHVEPFSAAS, encoded by the coding sequence GTGGCGAATATCAAGTCAGCAATCAAGCGCATCAAGATCAACGAGCGCAACCGCTTGCGCAACAAGTCCTATAAATCCGCCGTCAAAACCTTGATGAAAAAGGTTTTCGTGTCGATAGAGGAGTATTCTCAGAATCCGTCTGACGAACTCCGCCAAGAAATCGACCGTCGCATGAGTGCGGCTTACAGCAAGATTGACAAGGCCGTCAAGCGGGGCGCCTACCACAAGAACAATGGCTCGCGCAAGAAAGCGCGATTGGCCAAAGCGTTCAAAGCTCACGTGGAACCCTTTTCGGCGGCCTCCTGA
- a CDS encoding TatD family hydrolase, which translates to MQLVDTHVHINFERFQSDLEAVRQRWQEAGVVRLVHSCVTPEEFDSIQALANQFEELSFAVGLHPLEAHQWRSDTARQIETLARRDPRVVAIGEMGLDFYKAANQQQQKEVFEAQLKIARGLDKPVIIHCREAAAELAELLRQFTEKQGPIAGVMHCWSGTPEETQWFLDLGFYISFSGIVTFKKADDIQESARRVPGDRLLVETDCPFLAPVPRRGKRNEPAFVRYVAEAIAQLRGVDLDELARQTTQNAVRLFRLSLPDGEGTPAPAASP; encoded by the coding sequence ATGCAATTGGTAGATACCCACGTACATATCAATTTCGAGCGGTTCCAGTCCGATTTAGAAGCAGTTCGACAACGGTGGCAAGAGGCCGGAGTAGTCCGGCTCGTTCATTCGTGCGTCACTCCCGAAGAGTTTGACAGCATCCAAGCCTTAGCCAATCAGTTTGAAGAACTTTCCTTCGCCGTCGGTTTGCATCCTTTAGAAGCCCATCAATGGCGAAGCGATACGGCTCGGCAGATCGAAACCTTAGCCCGCCGCGATCCGCGCGTAGTCGCCATTGGCGAAATGGGCCTGGATTTTTATAAAGCGGCAAACCAACAACAGCAAAAAGAAGTTTTTGAAGCCCAACTCAAAATTGCCCGGGGGTTAGACAAACCCGTCATCATTCACTGTCGGGAGGCGGCTGCGGAACTGGCCGAACTGTTGCGACAGTTTACTGAAAAACAAGGCCCGATCGCGGGAGTCATGCACTGTTGGAGCGGCACTCCGGAGGAAACCCAGTGGTTTTTAGATTTGGGATTTTACATTAGTTTTAGTGGAATCGTCACCTTCAAAAAGGCCGACGACATCCAGGAATCGGCGCGGCGAGTTCCCGGCGATCGCCTGCTCGTCGAAACCGACTGTCCCTTTTTAGCACCCGTTCCCCGTCGGGGCAAGCGCAACGAACCCGCCTTCGTGCGCTACGTCGCCGAGGCGATCGCCCAATTGAGAGGGGTTGACCTCGACGAACTCGCCCGCCAAACCACCCAAAATGCCGTTCGGCTGTTCCGTTTATCCTTACCCGACGGCGAAGGCACTCCCGCCCCGGCGGCGAGTCCCTAA
- the rpoB gene encoding DNA-directed RNA polymerase subunit beta, whose amino-acid sequence MNNPTISSAPTFTLPDLVEIQRSSFRWFLEEGLIEELDSFSPITDYTGKLELHFIGKDYKLKRPKYDVDEAKRRDSTYAVQMYVPTRLINKETGEIKEQEVFIGDLPLMTERGTFIINGAERVIVNQIVRSPGVYYKSDTDKNGRRTYNASLIPNRGAWLKFETDKNDLVWVRIDKTRKLSTQILLKALGLTDNEIFDALRHPEYFQKTIEKEGQFTEEEALMELYKKLRPGEPPTVSGGSQLLESRFFDPKRYDLGRVGRYKLNRKLRLNVPETTRVLTPQDILTAIDYLINLKFDIGSTDDIDHLGNRRVRSVGELLQNQVRVGLNRLERIIRERMTVSDADSLTPASLVNPKPLVAAIKEFFGSSQLSQFMDQTNPLAELTHKRRLSALGPGGLTRERAGFAVRDIHPSHYGRICPIETPEGPNAGLIGSLATHAKVNAYGFIETPYYPVEDGRVLRDRPPIFMTADEEDDLRVAPGDIPMDADGYILGDTVPVRYRQDFTTTSPDQVDYVAVSPVQIISVATSLIPFLEHDDANRALMGSNMQRQAVPLLKPERPLVGTGLEAQAARDSGMVVVARTNGTVTFCDATKIRVRRDDTGLEMEYALQKYQRSNQDTCLNQRPLVFEGDEVEVGQVLADGSATEGGELALGQNILVAYMPWEGYNYEDAILISERLVYDDVYTSIHIEKYEIEARQTKLGPEEITREIPNVGEDALRQLDENGIIRIGAWVEAGDILVGKVTPKGESDQPPEEKLLRAIFGEKARDVRDNSLRVPNGEKGRVVDVRVFTREQGDELPPGANMVVRVYVAQKRKIQVGDKMAGRHGNKGIISRILPVEDMPYLPDGRPVDIVLNPLGVPSRMNVGQIFECLLGWAGECLNSRFKVVPFDEMHGPQKSRESVHAKLGEAREKLHKDWIFNEEHPGKTMVYDGRTGEPFDRPVTVGKAYMLKLVHLVDDKIHARSTGPYSLVTQQPLGGKAQQGGQRFGEMEVWALEAFGAAYTLQELLTVKSDDMQGRNEALNAIVKGKAIPRPGTPESFKVLMRELQSLCLDIAVHKVETKDDGTSQDVEVDLMADVNSRRTPSRPTYESVSKEALEEDE is encoded by the coding sequence ATGAACAACCCAACAATCAGCAGCGCACCCACGTTTACCCTGCCCGACCTCGTAGAAATCCAGCGATCGAGCTTTCGTTGGTTTCTCGAAGAAGGACTGATCGAAGAACTCGATAGTTTCTCGCCGATTACCGATTACACCGGAAAATTAGAACTCCATTTTATTGGTAAAGATTACAAACTCAAACGCCCGAAATACGACGTAGACGAAGCCAAACGGCGCGACAGCACCTACGCCGTGCAGATGTACGTCCCCACGCGGCTGATCAACAAAGAAACCGGAGAAATCAAAGAACAAGAAGTCTTCATCGGCGACTTGCCCTTGATGACCGAACGCGGCACCTTCATCATCAACGGCGCCGAACGAGTCATCGTCAACCAAATCGTGCGATCGCCAGGAGTCTACTACAAATCCGACACCGATAAAAATGGCCGCCGGACCTACAACGCTTCCTTAATCCCCAACCGAGGTGCGTGGCTCAAATTTGAAACCGACAAAAACGATCTCGTCTGGGTCCGGATCGACAAAACCCGCAAACTCTCCACCCAAATTCTACTCAAAGCCCTCGGTCTGACCGACAACGAAATTTTCGACGCCCTGCGCCACCCCGAATACTTCCAAAAAACCATCGAAAAAGAAGGGCAATTCACCGAAGAAGAAGCCCTCATGGAGCTGTACAAAAAACTGCGACCCGGCGAACCGCCCACGGTTTCCGGAGGCTCCCAGTTGCTCGAATCGCGCTTCTTCGACCCCAAACGCTACGACTTAGGGCGGGTCGGACGCTACAAACTCAACCGCAAACTGCGCTTGAACGTCCCCGAAACCACCCGAGTCCTGACCCCTCAAGACATTTTGACGGCGATCGACTACCTGATCAACCTCAAATTTGACATCGGTTCCACCGACGACATCGACCACCTCGGCAACCGTCGGGTGCGCTCCGTCGGCGAACTGCTGCAAAACCAAGTGCGCGTCGGTTTGAACCGCCTAGAGCGGATCATCCGCGAGCGCATGACCGTTTCCGACGCCGACTCCTTAACCCCTGCCTCCTTAGTCAACCCCAAACCCCTGGTCGCGGCGATTAAAGAATTCTTCGGCTCCTCCCAACTCTCCCAGTTCATGGACCAGACCAACCCCCTCGCCGAATTGACCCACAAGCGCCGCTTGAGCGCCCTCGGTCCGGGGGGTCTGACCCGAGAACGGGCTGGATTTGCCGTGCGTGACATTCACCCCTCCCACTACGGGCGGATCTGCCCCATCGAAACCCCAGAAGGTCCCAACGCGGGCTTGATCGGCTCCCTGGCGACCCACGCCAAAGTCAATGCCTACGGCTTTATCGAAACCCCGTACTATCCCGTAGAAGACGGGCGCGTTTTGCGCGATCGCCCCCCCATCTTCATGACCGCCGACGAAGAAGACGACCTGCGCGTCGCCCCCGGAGACATCCCCATGGACGCCGACGGCTACATCCTCGGCGACACCGTACCCGTGCGCTACCGCCAGGACTTCACCACCACCAGTCCCGACCAAGTCGACTACGTGGCGGTCTCCCCGGTCCAAATCATCTCCGTCGCCACTTCCTTAATTCCCTTCCTGGAACACGACGACGCCAACCGGGCCCTGATGGGATCCAACATGCAACGTCAGGCCGTTCCCCTGTTGAAACCGGAACGTCCCCTCGTCGGAACGGGCTTAGAAGCCCAAGCCGCCCGGGATAGCGGCATGGTCGTCGTCGCGCGCACCAACGGCACCGTCACCTTTTGCGATGCCACCAAAATTCGCGTCCGGCGCGACGATACCGGGTTGGAAATGGAATATGCCCTGCAAAAATACCAGCGCTCCAACCAAGACACCTGCTTAAACCAGCGCCCCTTAGTCTTTGAAGGCGACGAAGTAGAAGTCGGTCAAGTCCTCGCCGACGGGTCCGCCACCGAAGGCGGCGAACTCGCCCTCGGACAAAACATCTTAGTAGCGTACATGCCTTGGGAAGGCTACAACTACGAAGACGCCATCCTCATTAGCGAGCGATTGGTCTACGACGACGTCTATACCTCGATTCACATCGAAAAATACGAAATCGAAGCGCGCCAGACCAAATTAGGCCCGGAAGAAATTACCCGAGAAATCCCCAACGTCGGCGAAGACGCCCTGCGTCAGTTAGACGAAAACGGGATTATTCGGATCGGGGCTTGGGTGGAAGCCGGAGATATTCTCGTCGGTAAAGTCACCCCCAAAGGCGAATCCGACCAACCCCCGGAAGAAAAACTGCTGCGCGCCATTTTCGGCGAAAAAGCGCGCGACGTGCGCGACAACTCCCTGCGCGTCCCCAACGGCGAAAAAGGTCGGGTGGTAGACGTGCGCGTGTTCACCCGGGAACAAGGGGACGAACTGCCTCCGGGAGCGAATATGGTCGTTCGCGTCTACGTCGCCCAGAAACGCAAGATCCAAGTCGGGGATAAAATGGCGGGTCGCCACGGGAATAAAGGAATTATTTCCCGGATTTTACCCGTAGAAGATATGCCCTACCTGCCCGACGGTCGCCCGGTGGATATCGTCTTGAATCCGTTGGGGGTACCGTCGCGGATGAACGTCGGCCAGATTTTTGAATGCTTGCTCGGCTGGGCCGGGGAATGTTTGAACTCGCGGTTTAAAGTGGTGCCGTTCGACGAAATGCACGGTCCCCAGAAATCGCGGGAGTCAGTTCACGCCAAGCTCGGCGAAGCCCGCGAGAAGTTGCATAAAGATTGGATTTTCAACGAAGAGCATCCCGGTAAGACGATGGTCTACGACGGACGAACCGGAGAACCGTTCGATCGCCCGGTGACCGTCGGTAAGGCGTACATGCTCAAGCTGGTTCACTTGGTAGACGACAAGATCCACGCTCGTTCCACCGGACCGTACTCCCTGGTGACCCAGCAACCCTTGGGTGGGAAAGCTCAACAAGGGGGACAGCGTTTCGGAGAAATGGAGGTGTGGGCCCTCGAAGCTTTCGGCGCGGCGTATACGTTGCAAGAGTTGCTCACGGTCAAGTCCGACGACATGCAAGGACGCAACGAGGCGTTAAATGCGATCGTCAAAGGCAAGGCGATTCCGCGTCCGGGAACTCCCGAATCGTTCAAGGTGTTGATGCGCGAACTGCAATCCCTGTGTTTGGATATTGCGGTTCACAAAGTAGAAACCAAAGATGACGGCACCTCTCAGGATGTGGAAGTGGATTTGATGGCCGATGTCAACAGCCGCCGCACCCCTTCGCGTCCGACTTACGAATCCGTATCCAAGGAGGCATTGGAAGAAGACGAATAA
- a CDS encoding DNA-directed RNA polymerase subunit gamma, which produces MPKLEQRFDYVKIGLASPDRIRVWGERTLPNGQVVGEVTKPETINYRTLKPEMDGLFCERIFGPAKDWECHCGKYKRVRHRGIVCERCGVEVTESRVRRHRMGYIKLAAPVAHVWYLKGIPSYMSILLDMPLRDVEQIVYFNAYVVLNPGNAENLQYKQLLTEDAWMEIEDRLYSEDTELTGVEVGIGAEALQRLLQDINLESEAESLREEIANSKGQKRAKLIKRLRVIDNFVATGSQAEWMVLSYIPVIPPDLRPMVQLDGGRFATSDLNDLYRRVINRNNRLARLQEILAPEIIIRNEKRMLQEAVDALIDNGRRGRTVVGANNRPLKSLSDIIEGKQGRFRQNLLGKRVDYSGRSVIVVGPKLKIHQCGLPREMAIELFQPFVIHRLIRAGLVNNIKAAKKLIQRNDPSIWDVLEEVIEGHPVMLNRAPTLHRLGIQAFEPILVEGRAIQLHPLVCPAFNADFDGDQMAVHVPLSLEAQAEARLLMLASNNIMSPATGRPIVTPSQDMVLGCYYLTAENPHQQKGAGRHFANLDDAIVAYEQQEVDLHAYVWVRLDPEEWDVEEEALEGKPKVETLADGTVSKTYPYSRVREDADGNVLSLYVYTTPGRIIFNKTIQEALAV; this is translated from the coding sequence ATGCCAAAGCTCGAACAGCGTTTTGATTATGTCAAAATTGGTCTGGCATCTCCGGATCGGATTCGTGTATGGGGGGAAAGAACGCTACCAAACGGGCAAGTGGTCGGGGAAGTCACCAAACCCGAAACGATCAACTACCGCACCCTCAAACCGGAAATGGACGGGCTGTTTTGCGAGCGGATTTTCGGTCCGGCCAAAGATTGGGAATGTCATTGCGGTAAATACAAGCGCGTCCGCCACCGGGGGATCGTGTGCGAGCGCTGCGGCGTCGAAGTGACCGAATCGCGAGTGCGCCGTCACCGGATGGGCTATATTAAGTTAGCCGCTCCGGTGGCTCACGTGTGGTATCTCAAAGGGATTCCCAGTTACATGTCGATCTTGCTGGACATGCCCTTGCGCGATGTCGAGCAAATTGTTTACTTCAATGCCTATGTGGTTCTCAATCCGGGCAATGCGGAGAATTTGCAGTACAAACAACTGCTCACCGAAGACGCCTGGATGGAAATCGAGGATCGACTGTATAGCGAAGACACCGAACTCACCGGGGTCGAAGTCGGGATCGGGGCCGAAGCCCTGCAACGCCTGCTCCAAGATATCAATTTAGAGTCGGAAGCCGAAAGCCTGCGCGAAGAGATCGCCAACTCCAAAGGACAAAAGCGGGCCAAACTGATCAAACGGCTGCGGGTGATCGATAACTTCGTCGCCACCGGATCCCAAGCCGAATGGATGGTGTTATCCTACATTCCCGTGATTCCGCCGGATTTGCGCCCGATGGTACAGCTCGACGGCGGACGGTTTGCCACCTCCGACCTCAACGACTTGTATCGCCGGGTGATCAACCGCAACAACCGTCTGGCGAGATTGCAAGAGATTCTGGCGCCGGAGATTATCATCCGCAACGAAAAACGGATGTTGCAAGAAGCGGTAGACGCCCTGATCGACAACGGGCGCCGGGGTCGCACCGTGGTCGGCGCCAACAACCGACCGCTCAAATCCCTGTCCGACATTATCGAAGGGAAACAAGGGCGCTTCCGTCAGAACTTGCTCGGGAAGCGGGTCGATTATTCCGGTCGTTCCGTGATCGTGGTCGGGCCGAAACTGAAGATCCACCAATGCGGACTGCCTCGGGAAATGGCGATCGAGTTGTTCCAACCGTTCGTGATTCACCGTTTGATTCGCGCCGGACTGGTTAACAACATCAAAGCGGCGAAGAAACTGATTCAGCGTAACGATCCGAGCATTTGGGACGTTCTCGAAGAAGTGATCGAAGGACACCCGGTGATGCTCAACCGGGCGCCGACGTTGCACCGCTTGGGAATTCAAGCCTTCGAGCCGATTTTGGTAGAAGGGCGCGCCATTCAACTGCACCCGTTGGTCTGTCCCGCCTTTAACGCCGACTTCGACGGCGACCAAATGGCGGTTCACGTCCCGTTATCCTTAGAAGCGCAAGCGGAAGCGCGCTTGTTGATGCTGGCGTCGAACAATATCATGTCTCCGGCGACGGGGCGTCCGATCGTGACGCCGTCCCAGGATATGGTGTTGGGTTGTTACTATTTAACCGCAGAAAACCCGCACCAACAAAAAGGGGCCGGGCGTCATTTTGCCAATCTCGACGACGCGATCGTTGCTTACGAACAACAAGAAGTGGATTTACACGCTTACGTGTGGGTGCGCCTCGACCCCGAAGAGTGGGACGTCGAAGAGGAGGCGTTGGAAGGAAAACCGAAAGTCGAGACTTTAGCCGATGGAACCGTCAGCAAGACGTACCCGTACAGTCGGGTTCGCGAGGATGCGGACGGAAACGTGTTATCGCTCTACGTTTACACGACGCCGGGACGGATTATTTTTAACAAGACGATTCAGGAAGCGCTGGCGGTTTGA